The genomic window AAAGAAGCTAGGGGTAGTCCAATCTATGAGTAAACGTGGGAACTGTTATGATAATGCAGTGATAGAATCTTTTCATGCTTCTTTAAAGAAAAAGATGGTTTATGTAGAAGGATTAGTAACCAAGAGGTATATAAAGGCAATAGTATTTGATTACATGGAATTTTATAATAAAGAGAGGAGACACAGCTTCTTAGGAAATGTCTCCCCTGTTGAATTTGAAAAATTACAGAAAAAGTTGGTGTTAGGTTGACTACTATATTGACAGAAGACCAGAAGTTACCATTAAAGTATATTCCTGCGATTATAGCCGTTGTAATAACTTCAGCATCTCTCATTTTAGTTTGAGAATTTTCTTGATGACCAGTAAGATTAAGAATAAATTGAACAAATTATAATATATCATAAATGTTATCTTTTATATTGTGCACTCCTAAAATTGTTATTTTAAGAGTATTTTATCGCATAATTAGCAAGGTAGCAACTTAGGTTAAATTACTCAAAGGAAGTATTTCCAATGGAAACCGAGATAAACAAGAATTTGAAGTAAAAATATTTTTGACAACAAAAAAAGAAAACTCTCAAGGGGAGTATGAGAGTCTTCAAATATTAAAAAGGAGAGTTAATTATACCTATTTGTCGTTAGTCTGATCTATAAAGTTTAAAAAATAGGTACACCCATCATAAAAGATGTACTCAATTATTCGTCTTTGATGGTTATGAGAAAATTAATCCATCTTTTGCAGTATAGAAAGTTTATCGTTACACTCTTAGAAAAGGGGTGGAATCCAATAAAAAGAGGTCATTAGTTCTCCCTATTATTAAAAATCCCCTCTTTTGTATTGCTCTAACAATTTTTTTAATTGATATTTTCCATAAGTTTTATAAAAATTCTCGAACTCTTCTTGAGTGTCAACATTTCCTAAAGTTATTCCTGGAGCTTCCATAATCCCTTCTGGAACCTCTATAGATAAATTTACGATATTATACTGACTTCTTTTTTCATAACTACACTTAAACCCTTCAATTTCATCTTCTATAAAATAATCTTTAACAACTTTCATAAACCCTCCATTAAATATTAGATTTTTACAAAAGTATATCTATATTTTTGTAAATTGTCTATATTTTTTCAAAGTAAATTTAAGGAATTTTCAAACAATTGTGAAAAGACTCGTCATCTGAGATTTTTACAAAAGTATATCTATATTTTTGTAAATTGTCTATATTTTTTCAAAGTAAATTTAAGGAATTTTCAAACAATTGTGAAAAGACTCGTCATCTGAGAGTTCGTCATCGAAAAACTCGTCTCCCTTTTTAGATTTATTACTAAAGAGGTCAGATTCATCTTTCGAGGTTATATCCCTATAGTTATCATCCTCCAATTCAGCTTTTCCATGGTATGTCGTCTGCTTCTGCTCGTCTGGGAAATTACCTATTATACAAACAAAAACTATTAACCCTAATAAAAACAGAATAAAGACCTCCTCTGCTGCTATATAGATTCCTTCATACTTCTAATTATAACTTACATTTGGTGCGTCAGCGCTTGAACAGAGGATTTTTTGGATTGATTATGGAAAGCCTATCGTTAGTGGTATCTTATATAAATATTATTATATAGAATAGACTTAAAGATGGAGTAATCCTCTAAAATCAAGATTATGACTAAAAAAAATACTAGTCCTGCGTCCTTCTCGGGTAAAATAATAAGAGAATCATTGACAAAGAGTCTCAAACAGTCTATTTTATTAGGGTAAATTCCTAAGTGACGGAATGGTAGACGCAGGAGAATCAAAATGCCATGTTCTACAATTGAAATTTTAAATAAACATAATATATCAAGTTTATAAAGAGAGTAGCTGAGTTTGATCAGTTATTCCTTTTTTTGCCTTGGCAACATCTCTAGGGTGCGTTAATATTAGGTTAAGTGGCAATCCTGCGGGGTTACTTGCCAATTTTCGGAGGTGAAAAACATGAGAAACAGGGGTATTAAACTGCCGTCCAGCCCTTTATTGCCCCTTATCCAGTTTGGACTCTTGCGCGAATTAATATATAATATACTTAGATCAATATTAAGGAGCAAAGAGATGACTAGAAGAAGATACTCTATGGAAGAAAAAGAAAGAATATTAGAAGAAGTTAAACTAGCTAAGAATAGAAGAGCTGTGGCAGCTAAGTACAATCTGGCTGAAAGTACCATCAGAGGGTGGGAAAAAAAGCTTTCTCAGAAAGAATCGGGTCAACATAAGGATTTAAGTAAAATTAATAAAACCCTTGAAGCTGAAAATAAGGCACTGAAGGAAATTTCTGCTGAAAAGGATCTTGAAATCAAGATTTTGAAGGATATGTTAAAAAAGATGTAACCACTATTTTTAAGTATCAAGTAGCAAAATATTGGATTGATGAAGGTAATAAACCTTCCTTAGTCCTGAGGATAGTGGGGTTACCTAAGTCTACTTACTACTATTACAAAGATAAACAGAAAGAATATAAAATAGTAAAACCTAAAAGAGCAGGCGCAAAGTCTAAAGGATATACCTTTAATTTTAAAAATGAAAAAGTTTCAGATGATAAGATAAAAGAATTTTTAAAAAGTTATGATGAAACCAGAGAATGTGCATATGGATATAGAAAAAGAGCTCATGCAGTTAAAAGAGATTGGGGAATAATTCTTAATCATAAGAAGTCTTATCGGTTATGTAAAGAATTAAAGCTTCTTCGAAAATATCTACCTCAACCAAAAGAAAAAAAGGTTTTAGCTACAAATAAAAAGGTACAATCATCAAATAAATTATGGGAAATAGATGTGAAATATGGATATATCCATGGAATCGGAAGGGTATTTTATGTTTGTGAAATTATCGATGTTTTTGATAGAAGTATAATTGATTATCATATCGGATTCTCTTGTACTGCAGAAGATGTTTGCAACTCTTTAATTAGAGCTGTGAACAGGAGGTTAGAAATCATACCTGAGGAGCTCTATATTAGAAGTGACAACGGGTCTCAATTTACCAGCAAATTGTTTTCAGAAACTTGCAGAGCTCTAGGAATAAATCATGAGAGAATCCCCAATGCTACCCCTAATAAGAATGCTCATATAGAGTCATTTCATAGTATTTTAGAGCGGGAAGTCTTTGGTTACAAGTATTTTGAAAGTTTTAAAGAAGCCTATGAAGAGATGCAGGAATTTATAGAGTTCTATAATACAAAAAGAATTCATGGAAGTCTGAAATATATGACTCCTCAGGAATTCTATGAGAAATACAAAGGAAAAGAATCAGAGGAATTTAAAGTAGCAGCTTAAAACGCGTAAAATAAGGAAATAAGTCCAAGAATTAGGGGGTCAAACCGAGCCTAGATAAAAATACTGCGTTCATCTTTGAAAGTGATTATGAAGATATAAAAATAAGTGACTTTTTTTGACACTTTCCAATACTTCATGTCGGTGAAAGAATTGGAGGGTCTGGCAAAATAGAATTTGGAAGATCATAGAAACTTCATGAGGTACTTTCGAAACTACGTTGAAGATGTCCATGGGACTGAGGTAGTCCCATGTGTCTTAAACATAGACGTTTTGAGTTCGTACCTCTACCACATGGTTAACGATAAGAATCTCAAGAATACAAAAATAAATATTCATCTAAGTTACATTAAGATGTATTTGAATTGGTTGTACAAGTAAGGAACACCTCAGAAGAGATGTTAGTTATAGATAAATTTTTAAAGTGACATCTTAGGTTGTCATTTTTTTTATGCACACATTTCTTAATTTTACATTATCATTGTAGGAATTTAAACAGTTTCGTTGTAAATTTTTTATAAGAAGGTGGTTTAAATGTATAAAATACAAATGGCATATATTTTTATATTCTTATGGATAGACAGGGCTGAAGGATTTGACCCACCAGAAGAATTCACAACAATAGAAGATGCAGAAAAGTGGATGAGGAACTATTTAATAAAAAAACCAGACTTATATTTTTTAAGAGATAGGTTTAGAATTGTAAAAATTAAAAGCATAAAAAGACTCGTCGTAGAGAGAACTACTTTAATAACTCTTTTA from uncultured Ilyobacter sp. includes these protein-coding regions:
- a CDS encoding transposase; translation: MTRRRYSMEEKERILEEVKLAKNRRAVAAKYNLAESTIRGWEKKLSQKESGQHKDLSKINKTLEAENKALKEISAEKDLEIKILKDMLKKM
- a CDS encoding IS3 family transposase, giving the protein MRIVGLPKSTYYYYKDKQKEYKIVKPKRAGAKSKGYTFNFKNEKVSDDKIKEFLKSYDETRECAYGYRKRAHAVKRDWGIILNHKKSYRLCKELKLLRKYLPQPKEKKVLATNKKVQSSNKLWEIDVKYGYIHGIGRVFYVCEIIDVFDRSIIDYHIGFSCTAEDVCNSLIRAVNRRLEIIPEELYIRSDNGSQFTSKLFSETCRALGINHERIPNATPNKNAHIESFHSILEREVFGYKYFESFKEAYEEMQEFIEFYNTKRIHGSLKYMTPQEFYEKYKGKESEEFKVAA